One Triticum dicoccoides isolate Atlit2015 ecotype Zavitan chromosome 4B, WEW_v2.0, whole genome shotgun sequence genomic window carries:
- the LOC119291991 gene encoding uncharacterized protein LOC119291991: protein MPAPLIPLAAATAAATSAVGVALGVRLLLLLSRSRALKPLAATTSAAAAALRAPRLLAAASSPLAALLAASKAASKSYKAARALDPAARLPSLPSSKRVKAAFAAASLLRLAPTLLLLPTAASSPSSPTALFALALLKSGYKLSKNSAKVVEGFLGLQVHKGFRNGVDALGVVVKVAVIASEVAVWVGGRFWGADDDGRGRCVRFLGFTRPGSLVLAGSAKSEAQVVLFDPGTAVEMEDEGCWLEEDPDPSLLLCLAVPLPA from the coding sequence ATGCCCGCCCCGCTCATCCCCCTCGCGGCGGCCACGGCCGCCGCCACCTCGGCCGTCGGCGTAGCGCTGGGGGTgcgcctgctcctcctcctctcccgctcgCGCGCGCTCAAGCCGCtcgccgccaccacctccgccgccgcggccgcgcTCCGGGCGCCGCggctcctcgccgccgcctcctccccgctcGCCGCCCTCCTCGCCGCCTCCAAGGCCGCCTCCAAGTCCTACAAGGCGGCGCGCGCGCTCGACCCGGCCGCGCGCCTCCCCTCGCTGCCCTCCTCCAAGCGCGTCAAggccgccttcgccgccgcctccctcctccgcctcgccccgaccctcctcctcctcccaaccgccgcctcctcgccctcctcccccACCGCCCTCTTCGCGCTCGCGCTGCTCAAGTCGGGGTACAAGCTCTCCAAGAACTCCGCCAAGGTCGTCGAGGGCTTCCTCGGCCTCCAGGTCCACAAGGGCTTCCGCAACGGCGTCGACGCGCTCGGGGTCGTCGTCAAGGTCGCCGTCATCGCCTCCGAGGTCGCCGTCTGGGTCGGCGGCCGCTTCTGGGGCGCCGACGACGATGGGCGCGGCCGCTGCGTGCGCTTCCTCGGCTTCACCAGGCCCGGCAGCCTTGTCCTAGCCGGGTCTGCAAAATCTGAAGCCCAGGTTGTGCTCTTCGACCCTGGAACTGCCGTCGAGATGGAGGACGAGGGGTGCTGGTTGGAGGAGGACCCAGACCCCTCCCTGTTGCTCTGCCTCGCGGTGCCCCTGCCTGCCTGA